One region of Thunnus albacares chromosome 8, fThuAlb1.1, whole genome shotgun sequence genomic DNA includes:
- the msh5 gene encoding mutS protein homolog 5 isoform X1: MAALGSLRRGGGGGGGEVFGPAGLSGDEEEEEDSPEVLLSVLAQHGQLGLCFYDSKDSSLHYMVDTPDNHELRLLARVIQEICPHVILTSAKQERCMTRFLQQLGSNPDYKPEVVTYPYVDFGLEVGKQRLLAAHLPFLSALISERDKMSYLSSCISFDSPLMLRAVGALLKCLDRRRVGVELEDSSVGVPILQFHAYTLKGVVCIDRDTYSVLQIFKSELHPSVYKLHSGEKEGLSLYGILNRCRCKFGSKLLRQWFLRPTLDLAVLQRRQEVIRFFTSPRNSDSLSTLQSSLRNIRNIPTLLRRMSLSHTKVTDWQSLYKTVYSAVCIRDTVRHLPQSIQLFRDISEGLSDDLHYIASLISRIVDFETSIAERRFTIKPNVDPAIDEKRRRMMGLSDFLTDVARRELEHLDARIPSCCVIYIPLIGFLLSVPRLPSMVDKEDFEIEGLDFMFLSEDRLHYRSQRTKELDDLIGDLHCDIRDMETAVMTQLQNAILERSASLYKVLDLTAELDCLMAMSSASQEYGYTSPKLANHRKIIVTQGRHPLLELCSPVFVANSLQSSESQGRVKIITGPNSSGKSIYLKQVGLIVYMALIGSDVPAKEAEIGLVDGIYARMQSRESVSVGLSTFMIDLNQMAQALNSSTGNSLVLIDEFGKGTNTVDGLSLLAASISHWLRKAAVDVPHVLLATNFHSLLQLGLLPSSDLLSLLTLETAVDGDELVFLYQLKEGICQSSYAANIATLAGLPTGLVQRAVEVSELYRTGRPVKRIDKASSDEQANRCRSVVEKFLSLDLEDKDLDLQGFMKEELLPSAGEPLSRS; encoded by the exons ATGGCAGCACTGGGAAGtctgagaagaggaggaggaggaggaggaggggaagttTTCGGTCCTGCTGGTCTAAGTggggatgaagaagaggaggaagactcACCTGAG GTTTTATTGAGTGTTTTGGCACAGCATGGCCAGTTGGGTCtttgtttctatgacagtaaagaCTCCTCTTTACACTACATGGTAGACACTCCTGACAACCACGAGCTCCGCCTGCTGGCCAGAG TCATCCAGGAGATTTGTCCCCATGTCATTCTTACCAGTGCAAAGCAGGAGCGCTGCATGACCCGCTTCTTGCAACAACTGG GTTCAAACCCAGACTACAAACCAGAGGTGGTTACTTATCCATATGTTGACTTTG GCCTGGAGGTTGGTAAGCAGAGGCTACTTGCTGCCCATCTGCCTTTCCTGTCTGCCTTAATttcagagagagacaaaatGTCCTATCTCTCCTCCTGTATCTCCTTCGACTCACCCCTGATG CTGAGGGCAGTGGGTGCTCTGTTAAAATGTCTGGACAGGAGGAGAGTGGGAGTGGAGCTGGAAGACAGCAGTGTTGGAGTTCCTATCCTACAGTTTCACGCCTACACACT TAAAGGTGTGGTGTGTATTGACCGAGACACCTACAG CGTTCTGCAGATCTTCAAATCAGAACTTCACCCATCGGTGTACAAGCTGCATTCAGGTGAAAAAGAAGGACTCAGTCTTTACG GAATATTGAACCGCTGCAGGTGCAAGTTTGGCTCCAAACTGCTACG CCAGTGGTTTCTGCGGCCAACACTGGACCTGGCTGTGTTACAaaggagacaggaagtgattCGTTTCTTCACGTCACCTCGGAACTCAGACTCCCTGAGCACCCTGCAGTCCTCGCTGCGCAACATCAGAAACATCCCA acTCTTCTGCGCAGgatgtctctctctcataccAAAGTGACTGACTGGCAAAGTCTCTACAAG acagTGTACAGTGCAGTGTGTATCCGGGACACGGTGCGTCACCTGCCTCAGTCCATTCAGCTGTTTCGTGACATCAGTGAAGGGCTCTCTGATGACCTCCACTACATCGCCTCTCTTATAAGCCGCATT GTGGACTTTGAAACCAGCATTGCCGAGAGACGCTTCACCATCAAACCAAATGTGGACCCTGCCATTGATGAGA agaggaggaggatgatggggTTGTCTGACTTCCTGACAGACGTTGCCAGGAGAGAGCTGGAGCATCTGGATGCTCGCATCCCCTCCTGCTGTGTCATCTACATCCCTCTG ATTGGATTCCTGCTCTCTGTCCCTCGGCTGCCCAGTATGGTGGATAAAGAGGATTTTGAGATAGAAGGGCTTGATTTTATG TTTCTGTCTGAGGATCGTCTGCACTACCGCAGCCAGAGAACCAAGGAGCTGGACGACCTCATAGGGGACTTGCACTGTGACATTAGAG ACATGGAGACGGCAGTAATGACTCAGTTACAGAACGCAATCCTCGAGAGGAGCGCCTCCCTATACAAG GTTCTGGATCTCACTGCTGAGCTGGACTGTCTGATGGCTATGAGCAGCGCCTCCCAGGAGTACGGCTACACCTCACCCAAGCTAGCCAACCACAGGAAGATAATAGTCACACAGGGCAG aCACCCGCTGTTAGAGTTGTGCTCTCCTGTGTTTGTGGCCAACTCTCTCCAGAGCTCTGAGTCTCAAGGCAGAGTCAAGATCATCACTGGACCCAACTCATCTGGAAAGAGCATCTACCTCAAACAG GTGGGTCTTATTGTTTATATGGCTCTGATCGGCTCTGACGTGCCAGCAAAGGAGGCAGAGATTGGTCTGGTGGATGGAATCTATGCCcgcatgcagagcagagagtctGTGTCTGTGGGCCTCAGCACCTTCATGATAGACCTCAACCAG ATGGCCCAGGCTCTCAACAGCAGTACTGGCAACTCATTAGTTCTCATCGATGAATTTGGAAAAGGAACTAACACT GTGGATGGGCTGTCCTTGCTGGCTGCGTCAATCTCTCATTGGCTGAGAAAAGCTGCAGTAGATGTCCCTCACGTCCTGTTGGCTACTAACTTCCACAGTTTGCTGCAGCTAGGCCTGCTACCCTCCTCTGACCTGCTGTCTCTGCTG actCTAGAGACAGCAGTGGATGGGGATGAGTTAGTTTTTCTGTACCAACTGAAGGAAGGGATCTGCCAGTCCAGCTATGCTGCCAACATTGCTACACTGGCAGGTTTGCCAACTGGCCTTGTACAGAGAGCAGTGGAg GTGTCTGAACTCTACAGGACAGGAAGACCCGTCAAACGCATTGACAAAGCGTCATCAGATGAGCAGGCCAACAG GTGCAGGTCCGTGGTGGAGAAGTTCTTGAGCCTGGACCTGGAGGACAAAGATTTGGACCTTCAGGGCTTCATGAAAGAGGAGCTTCTGCCCTCTGCTGGGGAGCCGCTCAGCCGCAGCTGA
- the msh5 gene encoding mutS protein homolog 5 isoform X3 translates to MAALGSLRRGGGGGGGEVFGPAGLSGDEEEEEDSPEVLLSVLAQHGQLGLCFYDSKDSSLHYMVDTPDNHELRLLARVIQEICPHVILTSAKQERCMTRFLQQLGSNPDYKPEVVTYPYVDFGLEVGKQRLLAAHLPFLSALISERDKMSYLSSCISFDSPLMLRAVGALLKCLDRRRVGVELEDSSVGVPILQFHAYTLKGVVCIDRDTYSVLQIFKSELHPSVYKLHSGEKEGLSLYGILNRCRCKFGSKLLRQWFLRPTLDLAVLQRRQEVIRFFTSPRNSDSLSTLQSSLRNIRNIPTLLRRMSLSHTKVTDWQSLYKTVYSAVCIRDTVRHLPQSIQLFRDISEGLSDDLHYIASLISRIVDFETSIAERRFTIKPNVDPAIDEKRRRMMGLSDFLTDVARRELEHLDARIPSCCVIYIPLIGFLLSVPRLPSMVDKEDFEIEGLDFMFLSEDRLHYRSQRTKELDDLIGDLHCDIRDMETAVMTQLQNAILERSASLYKVLDLTAELDCLMAMSSASQEYGYTSPKLANHRKIIVTQGRHPLLELCSPVFVANSLQSSESQGRVKIITGPNSSGKSIYLKQVGLIVYMALIGSDVPAKEAEIGLVDGIYARMQSRESVSVGLSTFMIDLNQMAQALNSSTGNSLVLIDEFGKGTNTTLETAVDGDELVFLYQLKEGICQSSYAANIATLAGLPTGLVQRAVEVSELYRTGRPVKRIDKASSDEQANRCRSVVEKFLSLDLEDKDLDLQGFMKEELLPSAGEPLSRS, encoded by the exons ATGGCAGCACTGGGAAGtctgagaagaggaggaggaggaggaggaggggaagttTTCGGTCCTGCTGGTCTAAGTggggatgaagaagaggaggaagactcACCTGAG GTTTTATTGAGTGTTTTGGCACAGCATGGCCAGTTGGGTCtttgtttctatgacagtaaagaCTCCTCTTTACACTACATGGTAGACACTCCTGACAACCACGAGCTCCGCCTGCTGGCCAGAG TCATCCAGGAGATTTGTCCCCATGTCATTCTTACCAGTGCAAAGCAGGAGCGCTGCATGACCCGCTTCTTGCAACAACTGG GTTCAAACCCAGACTACAAACCAGAGGTGGTTACTTATCCATATGTTGACTTTG GCCTGGAGGTTGGTAAGCAGAGGCTACTTGCTGCCCATCTGCCTTTCCTGTCTGCCTTAATttcagagagagacaaaatGTCCTATCTCTCCTCCTGTATCTCCTTCGACTCACCCCTGATG CTGAGGGCAGTGGGTGCTCTGTTAAAATGTCTGGACAGGAGGAGAGTGGGAGTGGAGCTGGAAGACAGCAGTGTTGGAGTTCCTATCCTACAGTTTCACGCCTACACACT TAAAGGTGTGGTGTGTATTGACCGAGACACCTACAG CGTTCTGCAGATCTTCAAATCAGAACTTCACCCATCGGTGTACAAGCTGCATTCAGGTGAAAAAGAAGGACTCAGTCTTTACG GAATATTGAACCGCTGCAGGTGCAAGTTTGGCTCCAAACTGCTACG CCAGTGGTTTCTGCGGCCAACACTGGACCTGGCTGTGTTACAaaggagacaggaagtgattCGTTTCTTCACGTCACCTCGGAACTCAGACTCCCTGAGCACCCTGCAGTCCTCGCTGCGCAACATCAGAAACATCCCA acTCTTCTGCGCAGgatgtctctctctcataccAAAGTGACTGACTGGCAAAGTCTCTACAAG acagTGTACAGTGCAGTGTGTATCCGGGACACGGTGCGTCACCTGCCTCAGTCCATTCAGCTGTTTCGTGACATCAGTGAAGGGCTCTCTGATGACCTCCACTACATCGCCTCTCTTATAAGCCGCATT GTGGACTTTGAAACCAGCATTGCCGAGAGACGCTTCACCATCAAACCAAATGTGGACCCTGCCATTGATGAGA agaggaggaggatgatggggTTGTCTGACTTCCTGACAGACGTTGCCAGGAGAGAGCTGGAGCATCTGGATGCTCGCATCCCCTCCTGCTGTGTCATCTACATCCCTCTG ATTGGATTCCTGCTCTCTGTCCCTCGGCTGCCCAGTATGGTGGATAAAGAGGATTTTGAGATAGAAGGGCTTGATTTTATG TTTCTGTCTGAGGATCGTCTGCACTACCGCAGCCAGAGAACCAAGGAGCTGGACGACCTCATAGGGGACTTGCACTGTGACATTAGAG ACATGGAGACGGCAGTAATGACTCAGTTACAGAACGCAATCCTCGAGAGGAGCGCCTCCCTATACAAG GTTCTGGATCTCACTGCTGAGCTGGACTGTCTGATGGCTATGAGCAGCGCCTCCCAGGAGTACGGCTACACCTCACCCAAGCTAGCCAACCACAGGAAGATAATAGTCACACAGGGCAG aCACCCGCTGTTAGAGTTGTGCTCTCCTGTGTTTGTGGCCAACTCTCTCCAGAGCTCTGAGTCTCAAGGCAGAGTCAAGATCATCACTGGACCCAACTCATCTGGAAAGAGCATCTACCTCAAACAG GTGGGTCTTATTGTTTATATGGCTCTGATCGGCTCTGACGTGCCAGCAAAGGAGGCAGAGATTGGTCTGGTGGATGGAATCTATGCCcgcatgcagagcagagagtctGTGTCTGTGGGCCTCAGCACCTTCATGATAGACCTCAACCAG ATGGCCCAGGCTCTCAACAGCAGTACTGGCAACTCATTAGTTCTCATCGATGAATTTGGAAAAGGAACTAACACT actCTAGAGACAGCAGTGGATGGGGATGAGTTAGTTTTTCTGTACCAACTGAAGGAAGGGATCTGCCAGTCCAGCTATGCTGCCAACATTGCTACACTGGCAGGTTTGCCAACTGGCCTTGTACAGAGAGCAGTGGAg GTGTCTGAACTCTACAGGACAGGAAGACCCGTCAAACGCATTGACAAAGCGTCATCAGATGAGCAGGCCAACAG GTGCAGGTCCGTGGTGGAGAAGTTCTTGAGCCTGGACCTGGAGGACAAAGATTTGGACCTTCAGGGCTTCATGAAAGAGGAGCTTCTGCCCTCTGCTGGGGAGCCGCTCAGCCGCAGCTGA
- the msh5 gene encoding mutS protein homolog 5 isoform X2 gives MAALGSLRRGGGGGGGEVFGPAGLSGDEEEEEDSPEVLLSVLAQHGQLGLCFYDSKDSSLHYMVDTPDNHELRLLARVIQEICPHVILTSAKQERCMTRFLQQLGSNPDYKPEVVTYPYVDFERDKMSYLSSCISFDSPLMLRAVGALLKCLDRRRVGVELEDSSVGVPILQFHAYTLKGVVCIDRDTYSVLQIFKSELHPSVYKLHSGEKEGLSLYGILNRCRCKFGSKLLRQWFLRPTLDLAVLQRRQEVIRFFTSPRNSDSLSTLQSSLRNIRNIPTLLRRMSLSHTKVTDWQSLYKTVYSAVCIRDTVRHLPQSIQLFRDISEGLSDDLHYIASLISRIVDFETSIAERRFTIKPNVDPAIDEKRRRMMGLSDFLTDVARRELEHLDARIPSCCVIYIPLIGFLLSVPRLPSMVDKEDFEIEGLDFMFLSEDRLHYRSQRTKELDDLIGDLHCDIRDMETAVMTQLQNAILERSASLYKVLDLTAELDCLMAMSSASQEYGYTSPKLANHRKIIVTQGRHPLLELCSPVFVANSLQSSESQGRVKIITGPNSSGKSIYLKQVGLIVYMALIGSDVPAKEAEIGLVDGIYARMQSRESVSVGLSTFMIDLNQMAQALNSSTGNSLVLIDEFGKGTNTVDGLSLLAASISHWLRKAAVDVPHVLLATNFHSLLQLGLLPSSDLLSLLTLETAVDGDELVFLYQLKEGICQSSYAANIATLAGLPTGLVQRAVEVSELYRTGRPVKRIDKASSDEQANRCRSVVEKFLSLDLEDKDLDLQGFMKEELLPSAGEPLSRS, from the exons ATGGCAGCACTGGGAAGtctgagaagaggaggaggaggaggaggaggggaagttTTCGGTCCTGCTGGTCTAAGTggggatgaagaagaggaggaagactcACCTGAG GTTTTATTGAGTGTTTTGGCACAGCATGGCCAGTTGGGTCtttgtttctatgacagtaaagaCTCCTCTTTACACTACATGGTAGACACTCCTGACAACCACGAGCTCCGCCTGCTGGCCAGAG TCATCCAGGAGATTTGTCCCCATGTCATTCTTACCAGTGCAAAGCAGGAGCGCTGCATGACCCGCTTCTTGCAACAACTGG GTTCAAACCCAGACTACAAACCAGAGGTGGTTACTTATCCATATGTTGACTTTG agagagacaaaatGTCCTATCTCTCCTCCTGTATCTCCTTCGACTCACCCCTGATG CTGAGGGCAGTGGGTGCTCTGTTAAAATGTCTGGACAGGAGGAGAGTGGGAGTGGAGCTGGAAGACAGCAGTGTTGGAGTTCCTATCCTACAGTTTCACGCCTACACACT TAAAGGTGTGGTGTGTATTGACCGAGACACCTACAG CGTTCTGCAGATCTTCAAATCAGAACTTCACCCATCGGTGTACAAGCTGCATTCAGGTGAAAAAGAAGGACTCAGTCTTTACG GAATATTGAACCGCTGCAGGTGCAAGTTTGGCTCCAAACTGCTACG CCAGTGGTTTCTGCGGCCAACACTGGACCTGGCTGTGTTACAaaggagacaggaagtgattCGTTTCTTCACGTCACCTCGGAACTCAGACTCCCTGAGCACCCTGCAGTCCTCGCTGCGCAACATCAGAAACATCCCA acTCTTCTGCGCAGgatgtctctctctcataccAAAGTGACTGACTGGCAAAGTCTCTACAAG acagTGTACAGTGCAGTGTGTATCCGGGACACGGTGCGTCACCTGCCTCAGTCCATTCAGCTGTTTCGTGACATCAGTGAAGGGCTCTCTGATGACCTCCACTACATCGCCTCTCTTATAAGCCGCATT GTGGACTTTGAAACCAGCATTGCCGAGAGACGCTTCACCATCAAACCAAATGTGGACCCTGCCATTGATGAGA agaggaggaggatgatggggTTGTCTGACTTCCTGACAGACGTTGCCAGGAGAGAGCTGGAGCATCTGGATGCTCGCATCCCCTCCTGCTGTGTCATCTACATCCCTCTG ATTGGATTCCTGCTCTCTGTCCCTCGGCTGCCCAGTATGGTGGATAAAGAGGATTTTGAGATAGAAGGGCTTGATTTTATG TTTCTGTCTGAGGATCGTCTGCACTACCGCAGCCAGAGAACCAAGGAGCTGGACGACCTCATAGGGGACTTGCACTGTGACATTAGAG ACATGGAGACGGCAGTAATGACTCAGTTACAGAACGCAATCCTCGAGAGGAGCGCCTCCCTATACAAG GTTCTGGATCTCACTGCTGAGCTGGACTGTCTGATGGCTATGAGCAGCGCCTCCCAGGAGTACGGCTACACCTCACCCAAGCTAGCCAACCACAGGAAGATAATAGTCACACAGGGCAG aCACCCGCTGTTAGAGTTGTGCTCTCCTGTGTTTGTGGCCAACTCTCTCCAGAGCTCTGAGTCTCAAGGCAGAGTCAAGATCATCACTGGACCCAACTCATCTGGAAAGAGCATCTACCTCAAACAG GTGGGTCTTATTGTTTATATGGCTCTGATCGGCTCTGACGTGCCAGCAAAGGAGGCAGAGATTGGTCTGGTGGATGGAATCTATGCCcgcatgcagagcagagagtctGTGTCTGTGGGCCTCAGCACCTTCATGATAGACCTCAACCAG ATGGCCCAGGCTCTCAACAGCAGTACTGGCAACTCATTAGTTCTCATCGATGAATTTGGAAAAGGAACTAACACT GTGGATGGGCTGTCCTTGCTGGCTGCGTCAATCTCTCATTGGCTGAGAAAAGCTGCAGTAGATGTCCCTCACGTCCTGTTGGCTACTAACTTCCACAGTTTGCTGCAGCTAGGCCTGCTACCCTCCTCTGACCTGCTGTCTCTGCTG actCTAGAGACAGCAGTGGATGGGGATGAGTTAGTTTTTCTGTACCAACTGAAGGAAGGGATCTGCCAGTCCAGCTATGCTGCCAACATTGCTACACTGGCAGGTTTGCCAACTGGCCTTGTACAGAGAGCAGTGGAg GTGTCTGAACTCTACAGGACAGGAAGACCCGTCAAACGCATTGACAAAGCGTCATCAGATGAGCAGGCCAACAG GTGCAGGTCCGTGGTGGAGAAGTTCTTGAGCCTGGACCTGGAGGACAAAGATTTGGACCTTCAGGGCTTCATGAAAGAGGAGCTTCTGCCCTCTGCTGGGGAGCCGCTCAGCCGCAGCTGA
- the msh5 gene encoding mutS protein homolog 5 isoform X4: MSYLSSCISFDSPLMLRAVGALLKCLDRRRVGVELEDSSVGVPILQFHAYTLKGVVCIDRDTYSVLQIFKSELHPSVYKLHSGEKEGLSLYGILNRCRCKFGSKLLRQWFLRPTLDLAVLQRRQEVIRFFTSPRNSDSLSTLQSSLRNIRNIPTLLRRMSLSHTKVTDWQSLYKTVYSAVCIRDTVRHLPQSIQLFRDISEGLSDDLHYIASLISRIVDFETSIAERRFTIKPNVDPAIDEKRRRMMGLSDFLTDVARRELEHLDARIPSCCVIYIPLIGFLLSVPRLPSMVDKEDFEIEGLDFMFLSEDRLHYRSQRTKELDDLIGDLHCDIRDMETAVMTQLQNAILERSASLYKVLDLTAELDCLMAMSSASQEYGYTSPKLANHRKIIVTQGRHPLLELCSPVFVANSLQSSESQGRVKIITGPNSSGKSIYLKQVGLIVYMALIGSDVPAKEAEIGLVDGIYARMQSRESVSVGLSTFMIDLNQMAQALNSSTGNSLVLIDEFGKGTNTVDGLSLLAASISHWLRKAAVDVPHVLLATNFHSLLQLGLLPSSDLLSLLTLETAVDGDELVFLYQLKEGICQSSYAANIATLAGLPTGLVQRAVEVSELYRTGRPVKRIDKASSDEQANRCRSVVEKFLSLDLEDKDLDLQGFMKEELLPSAGEPLSRS; this comes from the exons atGTCCTATCTCTCCTCCTGTATCTCCTTCGACTCACCCCTGATG CTGAGGGCAGTGGGTGCTCTGTTAAAATGTCTGGACAGGAGGAGAGTGGGAGTGGAGCTGGAAGACAGCAGTGTTGGAGTTCCTATCCTACAGTTTCACGCCTACACACT TAAAGGTGTGGTGTGTATTGACCGAGACACCTACAG CGTTCTGCAGATCTTCAAATCAGAACTTCACCCATCGGTGTACAAGCTGCATTCAGGTGAAAAAGAAGGACTCAGTCTTTACG GAATATTGAACCGCTGCAGGTGCAAGTTTGGCTCCAAACTGCTACG CCAGTGGTTTCTGCGGCCAACACTGGACCTGGCTGTGTTACAaaggagacaggaagtgattCGTTTCTTCACGTCACCTCGGAACTCAGACTCCCTGAGCACCCTGCAGTCCTCGCTGCGCAACATCAGAAACATCCCA acTCTTCTGCGCAGgatgtctctctctcataccAAAGTGACTGACTGGCAAAGTCTCTACAAG acagTGTACAGTGCAGTGTGTATCCGGGACACGGTGCGTCACCTGCCTCAGTCCATTCAGCTGTTTCGTGACATCAGTGAAGGGCTCTCTGATGACCTCCACTACATCGCCTCTCTTATAAGCCGCATT GTGGACTTTGAAACCAGCATTGCCGAGAGACGCTTCACCATCAAACCAAATGTGGACCCTGCCATTGATGAGA agaggaggaggatgatggggTTGTCTGACTTCCTGACAGACGTTGCCAGGAGAGAGCTGGAGCATCTGGATGCTCGCATCCCCTCCTGCTGTGTCATCTACATCCCTCTG ATTGGATTCCTGCTCTCTGTCCCTCGGCTGCCCAGTATGGTGGATAAAGAGGATTTTGAGATAGAAGGGCTTGATTTTATG TTTCTGTCTGAGGATCGTCTGCACTACCGCAGCCAGAGAACCAAGGAGCTGGACGACCTCATAGGGGACTTGCACTGTGACATTAGAG ACATGGAGACGGCAGTAATGACTCAGTTACAGAACGCAATCCTCGAGAGGAGCGCCTCCCTATACAAG GTTCTGGATCTCACTGCTGAGCTGGACTGTCTGATGGCTATGAGCAGCGCCTCCCAGGAGTACGGCTACACCTCACCCAAGCTAGCCAACCACAGGAAGATAATAGTCACACAGGGCAG aCACCCGCTGTTAGAGTTGTGCTCTCCTGTGTTTGTGGCCAACTCTCTCCAGAGCTCTGAGTCTCAAGGCAGAGTCAAGATCATCACTGGACCCAACTCATCTGGAAAGAGCATCTACCTCAAACAG GTGGGTCTTATTGTTTATATGGCTCTGATCGGCTCTGACGTGCCAGCAAAGGAGGCAGAGATTGGTCTGGTGGATGGAATCTATGCCcgcatgcagagcagagagtctGTGTCTGTGGGCCTCAGCACCTTCATGATAGACCTCAACCAG ATGGCCCAGGCTCTCAACAGCAGTACTGGCAACTCATTAGTTCTCATCGATGAATTTGGAAAAGGAACTAACACT GTGGATGGGCTGTCCTTGCTGGCTGCGTCAATCTCTCATTGGCTGAGAAAAGCTGCAGTAGATGTCCCTCACGTCCTGTTGGCTACTAACTTCCACAGTTTGCTGCAGCTAGGCCTGCTACCCTCCTCTGACCTGCTGTCTCTGCTG actCTAGAGACAGCAGTGGATGGGGATGAGTTAGTTTTTCTGTACCAACTGAAGGAAGGGATCTGCCAGTCCAGCTATGCTGCCAACATTGCTACACTGGCAGGTTTGCCAACTGGCCTTGTACAGAGAGCAGTGGAg GTGTCTGAACTCTACAGGACAGGAAGACCCGTCAAACGCATTGACAAAGCGTCATCAGATGAGCAGGCCAACAG GTGCAGGTCCGTGGTGGAGAAGTTCTTGAGCCTGGACCTGGAGGACAAAGATTTGGACCTTCAGGGCTTCATGAAAGAGGAGCTTCTGCCCTCTGCTGGGGAGCCGCTCAGCCGCAGCTGA